The Pseudorhodobacter turbinis genome contains a region encoding:
- a CDS encoding alpha-D-ribose 1-methylphosphonate 5-triphosphate diphosphatase, whose protein sequence is MSDSICLANARLVLADRIVTGSVTIEDGLITEITEGDHIPIGATDCKGDYLMPGLVELHTDNLERHIEPRPSVDWPHRPAILAHDAELASTGITTVFDALRVGSIHDGKARYDPYARSLANELLEVRAAGHLRISHFLHLRAEICSETLLEEMAAFGPADRVGIVSLMDHTPGQRQFRDLSALKTYVAKKRGMNDAEFEVHVENLKALQRKYGAQHEVGAVAEANRYGATLCSHDDTTAEQVVHSRENGVRFAEFPTTLEAAEACHANGIAVMMGAPNIIRGESHSGNVSALDLARAGVLDIVSSDYVPSALLLSVFRLNDVWDDLPRAVACVTRNPASAAGLTDRGAIASGLRGDVIRVGLAQGAPLLRGVWSRGARVG, encoded by the coding sequence ATGTCAGATAGCATCTGCCTTGCCAACGCCCGCCTTGTTCTGGCGGATCGCATTGTCACCGGCAGCGTGACGATCGAGGACGGCCTTATCACCGAGATCACCGAGGGCGATCACATCCCCATAGGGGCAACCGACTGCAAGGGCGACTACCTGATGCCCGGTCTGGTGGAGCTGCACACCGACAATCTGGAACGCCACATAGAGCCGCGCCCCTCGGTCGACTGGCCGCACCGCCCCGCTATTCTGGCGCATGATGCCGAGCTTGCCTCAACCGGGATCACCACGGTGTTCGATGCGCTGCGGGTGGGGTCGATCCATGATGGCAAGGCGCGCTATGACCCCTATGCGCGCAGCCTTGCCAACGAGTTGCTGGAGGTCCGCGCGGCAGGGCATCTGCGCATCAGCCATTTCCTGCACCTGCGGGCCGAGATTTGTTCCGAAACCCTGCTGGAGGAGATGGCCGCTTTTGGTCCCGCGGATCGGGTCGGCATCGTCAGCCTGATGGACCACACCCCCGGTCAGCGCCAGTTCCGCGATCTTTCCGCGCTCAAGACCTATGTCGCCAAGAAACGCGGGATGAATGATGCGGAATTTGAGGTCCATGTCGAAAACCTCAAGGCGTTGCAGCGTAAATACGGCGCGCAGCATGAGGTGGGCGCCGTGGCCGAGGCGAACCGCTATGGCGCGACCCTGTGCAGCCATGACGACACCACCGCTGAACAGGTTGTGCATTCACGCGAGAACGGTGTGCGCTTTGCCGAATTCCCCACCACACTGGAGGCGGCAGAGGCCTGTCACGCAAACGGGATCGCGGTGATGATGGGCGCGCCCAATATCATTCGGGGCGAGTCGCATTCGGGCAATGTCTCGGCGCTGGATCTGGCGCGGGCGGGGGTGCTGGATATTGTGTCCTCCGATTATGTGCCCTCGGCGTTGTTGTTGTCGGTGTTCCGGCTGAATGATGTTTGGGACGACCTGCCGCGCGCGGTGGCCTGTGTGACGCGCAACCCCGCATCGGCGGCGGGGCTGACGGATCGTGGGGCGATCGCGTCCGGCCTGCGCGGCGATGTGATCCGCGTCGGGCTGGCCCAAGGCGCGCCGCTATTGCGCGGCGTCTGGAGCAGGGGCGCGCGGGTCGGCTGA
- the ureG gene encoding urease accessory protein UreG, producing MTHANGPLRVGIGGPVGAGKTTLTEQLCRALARRCSMAVITNDIYTREDADFLVRAQVLPQDRIRGVETGGCPHTAIREDASINLAAVADLRGKFPDLDLVLIESGGDNLAATFSPELVDLSIYVIDTAAGQDIPRKKGPGVTKSDFLVVNKTDLAPHVGVDITQLETDTKTARATRPYVMANLRDGTGVAEVVAFLQREGGLTLSADPRAPAPDAAQ from the coding sequence ATGACCCATGCAAACGGCCCGCTTCGGGTGGGAATTGGTGGCCCGGTGGGCGCGGGGAAAACCACGCTGACCGAACAGCTTTGCCGCGCATTGGCTCGGCGGTGTTCGATGGCGGTGATCACCAATGACATCTATACCCGCGAGGATGCCGATTTTCTGGTCCGCGCGCAGGTCTTGCCCCAAGATCGCATTCGCGGCGTGGAAACCGGCGGCTGCCCCCATACCGCCATCCGAGAGGACGCTAGCATCAACCTTGCCGCCGTGGCCGATCTGCGCGGCAAATTCCCCGACCTCGATCTGGTCTTGATTGAATCCGGCGGCGATAACCTTGCCGCGACCTTCAGTCCCGAGCTGGTCGATCTGTCGATCTATGTCATCGACACCGCCGCCGGTCAGGATATCCCGCGCAAAAAGGGGCCGGGGGTGACGAAATCCGATTTTCTGGTGGTCAATAAAACCGACCTCGCCCCCCATGTCGGTGTCGATATCACCCAGCTAGAGACCGATACCAAAACCGCCCGCGCGACCCGCCCCTATGTGATGGCAAACCTGCGCGATGGTACGGGCGTGGCCGAGGTGGTGGCGTTTTTGCAACGCGAAGGCGGGCTGACCCTCTCAGCCGACCCGCGCGCCCCTGCTCCAGACGCCGCGCAATAG
- a CDS encoding urease accessory protein UreF, which produces MAMAARWAMHISTLAADRLALVQMLSPAFPVGGYAYSQGLEQAMADGTVQDAASLTDWITALITHGNGWMDAVLLTQARKGDVDALADLAYAYAPSAERSAEMRDQGATFGQLVARMTGTTPPVFPYALAVGHATQGMALDTKEVLALWLQAFAAQLVSAAVRFVPLGGAEGQAVLLSLSPVILQTAGRAAEATLDDLFSSSIGADMAAMRHETLEVRIFRS; this is translated from the coding sequence ATGGCCATGGCCGCACGATGGGCCATGCACATTAGCACGCTTGCGGCGGACCGGCTGGCCTTGGTTCAGATGCTCTCACCCGCCTTTCCGGTGGGGGGGTATGCCTATAGCCAAGGGCTCGAACAAGCCATGGCCGACGGCACGGTGCAGGATGCCGCCAGCCTGACGGATTGGATCACGGCGCTGATCACCCATGGCAACGGCTGGATGGATGCGGTGTTGCTGACGCAGGCCCGCAAGGGCGATGTCGATGCCCTCGCCGATCTGGCCTATGCCTATGCCCCCAGTGCCGAGCGCAGCGCCGAGATGCGCGACCAAGGCGCCACCTTTGGTCAGCTCGTCGCCCGTATGACCGGCACCACACCGCCGGTTTTTCCCTATGCGCTGGCCGTGGGTCATGCCACACAAGGGATGGCCCTCGACACAAAGGAGGTGCTTGCGCTTTGGCTTCAGGCCTTTGCCGCCCAGCTGGTCTCCGCCGCCGTGCGTTTTGTCCCGCTTGGCGGGGCCGAGGGGCAGGCCGTGCTTTTGTCCCTTTCGCCGGTGATTTTGCAAACCGCAGGCCGCGCCGCAGAGGCCACATTGGATGATCTGTTCTCCAGCAGCATCGGCGCCGATATGGCCGCCATGCGCCACGAAACACTTGAGGTAAGGATATTTCGCTCATGA
- a CDS encoding urease accessory protein UreE: protein MTLLALCQTVLPLGHGQTPSDTVTLDYESRLMRRKRIEADGGTAFMLDLAEVTNLLPGQALQLDDGRVIAIAAAEEPVIVIRGDNLLRLAWHIGNRHTPCQVAGDHLVIRRDPVLEAMLTQLGASLTPKMLSFHPEGGAYGHGRTMGHAH from the coding sequence ATGACCCTGCTTGCCCTTTGCCAAACCGTCCTGCCCTTGGGGCATGGACAGACCCCCTCCGACACGGTGACGCTGGATTATGAAAGCCGCCTGATGCGCCGCAAACGGATCGAGGCCGACGGCGGCACCGCCTTTATGCTGGATCTGGCCGAGGTGACCAATCTTTTGCCCGGTCAGGCCCTGCAACTGGATGATGGCCGTGTGATCGCCATTGCCGCCGCCGAGGAACCCGTGATCGTGATCCGCGGTGATAACCTCTTGCGGCTGGCGTGGCATATCGGCAACCGGCACACGCCCTGTCAGGTGGCGGGCGATCATCTGGTCATCCGCCGCGATCCGGTGCTGGAGGCGATGCTGACACAGCTGGGGGCCAGCCTTACGCCAAAGATGCTGTCCTTTCACCCGGAGGGCGGGGCTTATGGCCATGGCCGCACGATGGGCCATGCACATTAG
- the ureC gene encoding urease subunit alpha: MATRISRPDYAAMYGPTTGDRIRLGDTDLIIEVERDLTTYGEEVKFGGGKVIRDGMGQSQISRAGGAVDTVITNALILDHTGIYKADIGLRGGVIDAIGKAGNPDVQSGVTIIIGPGTEVIAGEGKIITAGGFDAHIHFIAPGQIEDALHSGITTMLGGGTGPAHGTLATTCTPGPWHLGRMLQSLDAFPINFGLSGKGNASQPEALVEMVNGGACALKLHEDWGTTPAAIDCCLTVADAMDVQVMIHTDTLNESGFVENTLAAIAGRTIHAFHTEGAGGGHAPDIIKVASSPNVIPSSTNPTMPYTSNTLEEHLDMLMVCHHLDQSIPEDVAFAESRIRRETIAAEDILHDMGAFSILSSDSQAMGRVGEVVIRTWQTAHKMRQQRGRLPEETGENDNIRARRYVAKYTINPAIAHGMSRHIGSVEVGKRADLVLWHPAFFGAKPEIVLVGGTIACAQMGDTNASIPTPQPVYSRPMFGAYGRAMERGSVLFTSAAAQAGGLRNTLGLSKETLAVENTRNIGKADMVLNDALPVIEVNPETYEVRANGELLTCEPAAELPLAQRYFLY; the protein is encoded by the coding sequence ATGGCCACACGCATTTCCCGCCCCGATTACGCCGCGATGTACGGGCCGACCACGGGCGACCGCATCCGGCTGGGCGATACCGACCTGATCATCGAGGTAGAGCGCGACCTGACCACCTACGGCGAAGAGGTCAAATTCGGCGGCGGCAAGGTGATCCGTGACGGCATGGGGCAAAGCCAGATCTCGCGCGCGGGGGGGGCCGTGGATACGGTCATCACCAATGCGCTGATTTTGGATCATACCGGCATCTACAAGGCCGATATCGGCCTGCGTGGCGGGGTGATTGATGCGATCGGCAAGGCGGGCAACCCCGATGTGCAATCGGGCGTCACCATCATCATCGGACCGGGCACCGAGGTGATTGCGGGTGAGGGCAAGATCATCACCGCGGGCGGCTTTGACGCGCATATCCACTTTATCGCGCCGGGCCAGATAGAGGACGCGCTGCATTCGGGCATCACCACGATGCTGGGCGGCGGCACCGGCCCTGCGCATGGCACGCTGGCCACCACCTGCACACCGGGGCCGTGGCACCTTGGGCGGATGTTGCAATCGCTGGATGCCTTTCCGATCAACTTCGGCCTGTCGGGCAAGGGCAACGCCAGCCAGCCAGAGGCCTTGGTCGAAATGGTCAACGGCGGTGCTTGTGCGCTAAAGCTGCATGAGGATTGGGGCACCACCCCCGCCGCGATCGACTGTTGTCTGACGGTGGCCGATGCGATGGATGTTCAGGTGATGATCCATACCGATACGTTGAACGAATCCGGTTTTGTCGAAAACACACTGGCCGCGATTGCGGGCCGCACCATCCACGCCTTTCACACCGAGGGCGCGGGCGGCGGCCATGCCCCCGATATCATCAAGGTCGCAAGCAGCCCCAATGTGATCCCCTCCTCGACCAACCCCACCATGCCCTATACCTCCAACACGCTGGAGGAACATCTGGACATGTTGATGGTCTGTCACCATCTGGATCAATCCATCCCCGAGGATGTCGCCTTTGCCGAGAGCCGTATCCGCCGCGAAACCATCGCCGCCGAGGATATCCTGCACGACATGGGCGCGTTTTCCATCCTGTCCTCGGACAGTCAGGCGATGGGGCGTGTGGGCGAGGTGGTCATCCGCACTTGGCAAACCGCCCATAAGATGCGCCAGCAACGTGGTCGTTTGCCCGAAGAGACCGGCGAGAATGACAATATCCGCGCCCGTCGCTATGTCGCGAAATACACCATCAACCCCGCCATCGCCCATGGGATGAGCCGCCACATCGGCAGCGTCGAGGTCGGCAAACGCGCCGATCTGGTCCTCTGGCATCCAGCGTTTTTCGGCGCCAAGCCCGAGATTGTTCTGGTCGGCGGCACCATCGCTTGCGCGCAGATGGGCGATACCAATGCCTCTATTCCCACGCCACAGCCGGTCTATTCACGGCCGATGTTCGGGGCCTACGGGCGCGCGATGGAGCGTGGCTCGGTGCTGTTTACCTCGGCGGCGGCACAGGCGGGCGGTTTGCGCAACACGCTTGGCCTGTCCAAGGAAACGCTGGCGGTGGAAAACACCCGCAACATTGGCAAGGCCGATATGGTCCTGAACGATGCCTTGCCTGTGATCGAGGTGAACCCCGAAACCTATGAGGTGCGCGCCAATGGTGAATTGCTGACCTGTGAACCGGCCGCCGAGCTTCCGCTTGCGCAACGTTATTTTTTGTATTGA
- a CDS encoding urease subunit beta: MIPGEVFPAAGEITLNEGQPAITMMVANTGDRPVQVGSHFHFAEANAGLEFDRTTARGMRLDIAAGTAVRFEPGQRREVQLVPYGGARRVFGFNSKIMGDL, translated from the coding sequence ATGATACCGGGTGAGGTTTTCCCTGCGGCGGGTGAGATTACCCTGAATGAAGGGCAGCCCGCGATCACCATGATGGTTGCCAATACCGGCGACAGACCGGTTCAGGTCGGCTCTCATTTCCATTTTGCCGAGGCCAACGCGGGGCTGGAGTTTGACCGGACCACTGCGCGCGGGATGCGGCTCGATATCGCCGCAGGCACCGCCGTGCGCTTTGAGCCGGGACAGCGCCGCGAGGTGCAGCTTGTCCCTTATGGCGGTGCGCGGCGGGTGTTCGGTTTCAACAGCAAGATCATGGGGGATCTCTGA
- a CDS encoding HupE/UreJ family protein: MLRLTLPALICLPGAAFAHSGAHSGGGAFVAGMIHPITGADHILAMVGVGVWAAMIGGRALWAMPLAFVLAMLAGGMAGATGMIVSGVEPMITASVVLIGTAAALALRPALATVLLALAVFGAAHGFAHGVEGPGTGLVAYGAGFAGMTAGLHGVGIALGRMGAGWMPRAMGLATAVAGLGLAGGAL; encoded by the coding sequence ATGTTGCGTCTTACCCTTCCTGCCCTGATCTGCCTGCCCGGTGCCGCCTTTGCCCATAGCGGCGCCCACAGCGGGGGGGGCGCCTTTGTTGCGGGGATGATCCACCCGATCACGGGGGCCGATCATATTCTAGCGATGGTCGGCGTCGGGGTCTGGGCCGCGATGATCGGCGGGCGCGCGCTTTGGGCGATGCCCTTGGCCTTTGTGCTAGCGATGTTGGCGGGCGGCATGGCGGGGGCCACGGGGATGATAGTTTCAGGCGTAGAGCCGATGATCACCGCCTCGGTCGTGCTGATCGGCACGGCGGCGGCCCTTGCCCTGCGGCCCGCCTTGGCCACTGTTTTGCTGGCCTTGGCCGTATTCGGGGCCGCGCACGGCTTTGCCCATGGGGTTGAGGGGCCAGGCACGGGGCTTGTCGCCTATGGCGCGGGCTTTGCCGGAATGACCGCCGGTTTGCATGGCGTGGGCATCGCATTGGGCCGGATGGGCGCGGGATGGATGCCGCGCGCAATGGGGCTGGCCACCGCGGTTGCCGGGCTTGGCCTTGCCGGGGGTGCGCTATGA
- a CDS encoding urease subunit gamma, translating into MNLTPREREKLLVSLAAMVARNRLERGVKLNHPEAVALITDFVVEGARDGRSVADLMQAGAEVLRAEDCMEGIPEMLHSVQVEATFPDGTKLVTVHQPIR; encoded by the coding sequence ATGAACCTGACCCCACGCGAGCGCGAAAAACTATTGGTGTCTTTGGCCGCGATGGTGGCCCGAAACCGGCTTGAACGCGGTGTAAAGCTGAACCACCCCGAGGCCGTGGCCCTGATCACCGATTTCGTGGTCGAAGGCGCGCGCGATGGCCGCAGCGTCGCCGATCTGATGCAGGCCGGTGCCGAGGTGCTTCGCGCCGAGGATTGCATGGAGGGCATCCCCGAGATGCTCCACTCGGTTCAAGTCGAGGCGACATTTCCCGATGGCACCAAACTTGTCACTGTTCATCAGCCGATCCGCTGA
- a CDS encoding urease accessory protein UreD, translating to MLDEIDQSQMQRSYGLADLGFTKRNGRVALDVLRQEGAAKVMLPRVAGDVPEAVFLNTSGGLTGGDHLRLSMDVGAGCRVLATTQTAERGYAVSSGAARLDIRARVGAGGRLDWMPQETILFQNANLHRTTEIDLAAGAECLLAESLVLGRAAMGETLHHAGLQDHRIIRRKGRPLWAEGLRLNADVLADRSAALLRGDRAFAVVCLIAQGAEDAVGPLRAALGAGAAVSGWDGRCVLRISAADGWPMRQQLARVLKILTGRALPRVWQSGGLI from the coding sequence ATGCTGGACGAGATTGATCAATCCCAAATGCAGCGCAGTTATGGCTTGGCGGATCTGGGATTCACCAAACGCAACGGGCGGGTCGCATTGGATGTGCTGCGTCAGGAAGGCGCGGCCAAGGTCATGCTGCCGCGTGTTGCAGGGGATGTGCCCGAGGCGGTGTTTTTGAACACCTCGGGCGGGCTGACCGGCGGCGACCACTTGCGCCTCTCGATGGATGTCGGCGCGGGATGTCGTGTTCTGGCGACCACCCAAACCGCCGAGCGCGGCTATGCCGTGTCGAGCGGCGCGGCACGGCTGGATATTCGGGCGCGTGTCGGCGCGGGTGGGCGGCTGGACTGGATGCCACAAGAAACCATCCTGTTCCAGAATGCCAACCTGCACCGCACAACAGAAATAGATCTGGCCGCGGGGGCCGAATGTCTTTTGGCCGAAAGCCTTGTTCTGGGCCGGGCCGCGATGGGCGAAACCCTGCATCACGCCGGATTACAGGACCACCGCATCATCCGCCGCAAAGGCCGCCCCCTTTGGGCCGAGGGCTTGCGGCTGAATGCGGATGTTCTGGCCGATCGTTCGGCCGCCCTTTTACGCGGGGATCGTGCCTTTGCGGTGGTGTGCCTGATCGCGCAGGGCGCCGAGGATGCCGTCGGGCCGCTGCGTGCGGCCTTGGGCGCGGGGGCGGCCGTGTCCGGCTGGGATGGTCGCTGTGTGCTGCGCATCAGTGCGGCGGACGGCTGGCCCATGCGTCAACAACTTGCCCGAGTTTTGAAAATTCTGACCGGACGGGCCCTACCCCGCGTCTGGCAGAGCGGAGGATTGATATGA
- a CDS encoding MarR family winged helix-turn-helix transcriptional regulator, translated as MDQADRKNTSPLPDDLPAELNILLGVHFLYWKTAEVLDATSSQSRLSKNERGLLLLLENPKRMGVLAEQMQILPSTLTSIADELEGRGIAVRERSPDDRRAWRLRLTDDGVAMRQDIVGQVVRMFREVSGLSQAEIEMMSAEMLKIAHNIKANGLPEGAKSCP; from the coding sequence ATGGACCAAGCTGACAGAAAAAACACCTCTCCTTTGCCGGATGATCTTCCGGCAGAGCTTAATATTTTGTTGGGGGTGCATTTTCTCTATTGGAAAACTGCTGAGGTGCTGGATGCGACCAGCTCTCAATCGCGGCTTTCCAAGAACGAGCGCGGGCTTTTGCTGCTGCTGGAAAACCCCAAACGTATGGGGGTTCTGGCCGAACAGATGCAGATATTGCCCTCGACACTCACCTCTATCGCGGATGAGCTGGAGGGGAGAGGGATCGCGGTGCGTGAACGAAGTCCGGATGACCGCCGCGCATGGCGCTTGCGGTTGACCGATGACGGGGTCGCAATGCGACAGGACATTGTCGGGCAGGTCGTGCGCATGTTCAGGGAAGTTTCCGGCCTGTCACAGGCCGAGATCGAAATGATGTCCGCTGAAATGTTGAAAATCGCCCATAACATCAAGGCCAATGGCCTGCCTGAAGGAGCCAAGTCATGCCCGTAA
- a CDS encoding efflux RND transporter periplasmic adaptor subunit, which produces MPVKHMLLGSVLALLAFAPMSLQAQEPLKPVKLITAEAGNPDRTRQFFGQVVARQTVDLAFQVPGQIVEFPVIEGTSIAQGELIAQLDLESFELSLEQAQLQKEQAERNLDRLERLSSRTASQVQIDDTATALSLAKVAVKNAEYALKHATLLAPFDALVATREVANFTTTSAGTPVVRLHDMSEIRVEVDVPEILFLGLDQSDDFTISARFPSSDVLYPLDLREFNAETSKVGQSFRVTLGMNPPEGLRILPGASVTVIASVPGADTGGILLPKQAIFIDDNGDPAVMAFTPKEAEEGHVNKLLVQVVPAQGNDVLVTSGIAPGTEVVAAGGAALKDGQAVRRFAGFGN; this is translated from the coding sequence ATGCCCGTAAAACACATGCTATTGGGATCTGTCCTCGCGCTTTTGGCATTTGCGCCGATGAGCCTGCAGGCGCAAGAGCCGCTTAAACCGGTGAAGCTTATCACGGCTGAGGCGGGTAACCCTGACAGGACGCGGCAGTTCTTCGGACAGGTCGTGGCGCGCCAGACTGTCGACTTGGCGTTTCAGGTGCCGGGCCAGATTGTCGAATTTCCGGTGATCGAGGGTACGTCAATCGCGCAAGGGGAATTGATCGCGCAGCTTGATCTGGAAAGTTTCGAGCTTTCCCTTGAGCAGGCGCAATTGCAAAAAGAACAGGCCGAGCGGAATTTGGACCGGTTGGAACGACTTTCCTCCAGAACTGCCAGTCAAGTGCAGATCGATGATACCGCGACCGCGCTTTCGCTTGCCAAGGTTGCGGTGAAAAATGCCGAATATGCGCTGAAACATGCCACGTTGCTGGCCCCCTTCGATGCCTTGGTCGCCACCCGAGAGGTTGCCAATTTCACCACGACTTCGGCGGGGACACCGGTTGTGCGCTTGCATGATATGTCGGAAATACGGGTAGAGGTGGATGTGCCTGAAATTCTGTTCCTCGGTCTGGATCAAAGTGATGATTTCACCATCTCCGCGCGGTTCCCCTCGTCGGATGTGCTTTACCCGCTGGATTTGCGAGAGTTCAATGCCGAAACCTCCAAGGTCGGACAGTCGTTCCGCGTCACATTAGGGATGAACCCGCCAGAGGGGCTTCGTATTTTGCCGGGGGCCTCTGTGACGGTGATCGCAAGCGTTCCGGGGGCTGATACGGGTGGTATTTTGCTGCCCAAACAGGCGATCTTCATTGATGATAACGGTGATCCGGCGGTCATGGCCTTCACACCCAAGGAAGCGGAGGAAGGTCACGTAAACAAGCTGTTGGTGCAGGTTGTCCCTGCGCAGGGGAATGATGTTCTTGTGACCTCGGGCATCGCGCCGGGGACGGAGGTGGTTGCCGCTGGCGGGGCCGCATTGAAGGACGGGCAAGCCGTTCGCCGCTTTGCCGGTTTTGGCAATTAA